Proteins from one Dermacentor variabilis isolate Ectoservices chromosome 1, ASM5094787v1, whole genome shotgun sequence genomic window:
- the LOC142559708 gene encoding F-box only protein 22-like, with the protein MESVAASSVDDGMEAVEVYNNPTFGNLLRTSAEISERILSYMNCRQLCVCAQVCSLWNTTAKRLNSKRSSVVHCFEPLKRKRKVCSRGEHSRDFSGNATKSFIQSMTDAWSEPGRALVFGTQYLYRYLSPPQKASPVNSHRVACWSEVTQRVASLLPPPCFLLLGTAGGVIGTNASGCPIELERGEGVSGILLPARLPEGVRAQPFLVRRDHVSPENRPSDWFATDMFKSLVGLPVGEEAVDVKCVLWFTVSDVAFGENYQLMYDMVTDVVASCGMRRFALGGAVLEQMTVNNGLNGIDHSILCAGLCFSGDSVRAASKIVAPSVKGAEAVERELTKFRLDTGFDGWDKSCTFGFMFACVARGARHHGKTNVEADAFARVFPGVPLMGVFGNGEIGVNYVPTDQQLLAPVSRKENCFHGYTTVFVLLSWSKCR; encoded by the exons ATGGAGTCGGTAGCTGCGTCTTCTGTGGATGATGGAATGGAAGCGGTGGAAGTGTATAATAATCCCACTTTCGGGAATTTGTTGCGCACCTCGGCCGAGATCTCTGAGCGTATACTAAGTTATATGAACTGTCGCCAGCTGTGTGTTTGCGCCCAGGTTTGCTCTCTCTGGAATACTACTGCCAAGCGTTTGAACAGCAAACGCAGCAGTGTAGTGCACTGTTTTGAG cctCTGAAGCGCAAACGCAAAGTATGTAGCCGAGGGGAACACAGCAGAGACTTTTCTGGGAATGCAACCAAGAGCTTCATCCAGAGCATGACAGATGCATGGTCTGAGCCAGGACGTGCATTGGTTTTTGGCACACAATACCTGTACCGTTACCTGTCTCCTCCACAGAAGGCTTCCCCAGTAAATTCACATCGTGTAGCATGCTGGAGTGAAG TGACTCAGCGTGTAGCAAGTCTCCTGCCACCCCCATGTTTCCTGCTGCTTGGAACTGCTGGAGGAGTCATCGGCACCAATGCCTCTGGGTGCCCTATTGAGCTGGAACGTGGTGAAGGTGTCTCGGGAATACTGCTCCCAGCCAGGCTGCCTGAGGGCGTTCGTGCACAACCTTTCTTGGTGCGCAGGGATCACGTCAGCCCTGAGAACAGACCTAGTGACTG GTTTGCCACTGACATGTTCAAAAGCCTTGTGGGTCTACCTGTGGGTGAAGAGGCAGTGGATGTTAAGTGTGTCTTGTGGTTCACTGTCAGCGATGTGGCATTTGGCGAAAACTATCAGCTCATGTACGACATGGTCACAGATGTTGTGGCCAGCTGTGGCATGCGGCGCTTTGCCCTTGGAGGAGCAGTCCTTGAGCAGATGACTGTAAATAATGGCCTAAATGGTATTGATCACTCAATCCTGTGTGCTGGATTGTGCTTTTCTGGTGATTCTGTACGTGCTGCATCAAAAATCGTTGCTCCGTCTGTGAAAGGTGCCGAGGCAGTCGAGCGAGAGTTGACAAAATTCCGGCTAGACACAGGCTTTGATGGCTGGGACAAGTCCTGTACCTTTGgcttcatgtttgcttgtgtggcACGTGGTGCGAGGCATCATGGAAAAACTAATGTTGAGGCAGATGCATTTGCACGTGTCTTCCCCGGTGTGCCGCTCATGGGCGTCTTTGGAAATGGGGAAATTGGAGTTAATTATGTGCCAACTGATCAGCAGCTGTTGGCCCCGGTAAGCAGAAAGGAGAATTGCTTTCACGGCTACACCACAGTGTTTGTTCTGCTGTCATGGAGCAAATGCCGATAA